Genomic DNA from Setaria italica strain Yugu1 chromosome V, Setaria_italica_v2.0, whole genome shotgun sequence:
TAGCTAGTTCATTGATTTTTTGTGGGTAGTATAATTTATGCTACCTGATAGGACGACGAGGTCCTTCCAGCCCAAGCCCTTGACGCTGAAGTATGTCTTGAGGTCGACGATGTTGGAGAAGGGCGGCGGGAGGTCGTTGTCGGCGTCGGACTTGGCCGACACCTTGCCGTCCCGGCGCCCGGTCTCCACGGCGTAGCGCGGCCCGTTGCTCTGCAGAAATGGGGAACAGCCGCCGCTTGTCAACGTGGATCAGAGGAAAGCGATGAACACCACGATGATCGAGCATTCGAGCTCGCTCACGAATGCATTTGACCAATGGATGGCGCTTACCAGGTACACGGCGTCCCGGGCCGCCAAGGCGATGATGTCCGCGCACGACACGGTGAGCGGGCACGCCTCCTCCACCTTGGCCTTGATCCGTTCGACCTCCTCGTAGCCGCGGAGGCCGTAGCTCGGGACGGCGTCCTGCTCCCCCTTCTTGCTCCGCGACTCGAGCATGATCGACGCGTCGCAACCCTGAAGGCAAAATCATCCAGGAAAGCCGCGTCACCAACCGCCACGGCGACGCACCAATCACTCGTGTTTCTCATTTCGTGCACGCGACGGGACACGCACACGCAGAACACGGACACGAGGAGCACGGAGCACGAGCGgatgaaccttttttttttttttgaaacgtaacGAGCGGATGAACTGAAGCTAGAGAAATTGAAGAAGCGCAACGAACGCACCCTGACGAGGCAGTCGTGGAACATGAACCGCAGCAGCGCGGGGCCGAGGGTCCTGTCCTTGGCGACGATGGCGCGCATCTCGGCGAGGACCAGATCCTCCACCTCCGGGCACGACGCGTTGTAGAACCCGACGGCGAGCCCGGCGACCGGGAGCCCCGGCAGCGCGCTcaccgcggcgggggcggggtcCGCGAGGCCCGCCCGGGAGCTCGCggcgacgaccaccaccaccagcagcagcggcagccccAATGCCATCGGCAACGGAAGCCGCCGAGCCACCGGGATTACTGAATTATCAagtcgtcgccggcgcggcgtTGCTTAGGACTCACGA
This window encodes:
- the LOC101771903 gene encoding peroxidase 1; its protein translation is MALGLPLLLVVVVVAASSRAGLADPAPAAVSALPGLPVAGLAVGFYNASCPEVEDLVLAEMRAIVAKDRTLGPALLRFMFHDCLVRGCDASIMLESRSKKGEQDAVPSYGLRGYEEVERIKAKVEEACPLTVSCADIIALAARDAVYLSNGPRYAVETGRRDGKVSAKSDADNDLPPPFSNIVDLKTYFSVKGLGWKDLVVLSGSHTIGSAQCSSFASDRLYNYSGRGVQDPSLNKTFAAGLREACEAGRENDTTPVYMDSTTPYDFDLGYYRDVLSNTSLFLSDKALMDDRWTRTYVERMAAAASPDEFFDDYAVAMTNMGRLEVLTGDNGEIRKTCTSYVD